Proteins found in one Labrenzia sp. VG12 genomic segment:
- a CDS encoding metal ABC transporter permease: MLPDFLAAFLGALTFQAGYNAALVAIGATLLGMAGGCAGCFMFLRKRTLVSDAVAHATLPGVCIAFMLMVFLGSDGRNLPGLLLGSAVTAGLGLLTVDWITRRTRLSEDAAIGAVLSVFFGFGVVLLTVIQTLSSGKQAGLEGFLLGSTAGMLFQDAVIIALGGALSTAIVVLLRRPMTLVAFDPEHAGASGVPVRLIDLAMMTVVMMVTVVGLKLVGLILIVSSLIIPSVSARFWTDRSDRLLVIAAVVGGLAGYVGTALSAAAPNVPTGPIIVLVNFAFFVVSLLLSPKRGVLAAYLRHRKFQVDVHLHQGLSALARGETIHERLTQKIMRRAGYLRDDLVATDKGRAAAAKTVLDEARWAKARQIIQDEAIFASYDGLTPIEAVLTADQIRDIDTALGTPAPVKA, translated from the coding sequence ATGCTTCCCGATTTCCTGGCCGCGTTCCTGGGGGCCCTGACCTTTCAGGCCGGCTACAACGCCGCGCTTGTGGCGATCGGCGCCACGCTGCTTGGCATGGCCGGCGGCTGCGCCGGCTGTTTCATGTTCCTGCGCAAGCGCACGCTGGTCAGTGATGCGGTCGCCCACGCCACCCTGCCCGGCGTCTGCATCGCCTTCATGCTGATGGTGTTCCTGGGCAGTGACGGCCGCAATCTGCCGGGCCTTCTGCTTGGATCCGCCGTTACAGCCGGTCTGGGTCTTTTGACCGTCGACTGGATCACCCGCCGCACCCGCCTCAGCGAAGATGCCGCAATCGGCGCCGTTCTGTCGGTGTTTTTCGGATTTGGCGTTGTTCTGCTGACCGTCATCCAGACCCTGTCGAGCGGCAAGCAGGCCGGCCTGGAAGGATTTCTGCTTGGCTCAACCGCTGGCATGCTGTTTCAGGACGCGGTCATCATCGCGCTCGGCGGCGCACTCTCCACGGCCATCGTGGTGCTGCTCAGGCGCCCCATGACACTGGTGGCCTTCGACCCGGAACATGCCGGCGCCTCGGGCGTTCCGGTCCGGCTGATCGACCTTGCCATGATGACCGTGGTGATGATGGTGACCGTGGTCGGCCTCAAGCTTGTCGGCCTGATCCTGATCGTCTCCTCGCTGATCATCCCGTCGGTGTCCGCCAGGTTCTGGACGGATCGCTCGGACCGGCTGCTGGTCATCGCAGCTGTCGTGGGCGGTCTGGCCGGTTATGTCGGCACGGCGCTCTCCGCTGCCGCACCGAACGTACCGACCGGCCCGATCATCGTGCTGGTCAACTTCGCCTTCTTCGTCGTGTCTCTGCTGCTGTCCCCCAAGCGTGGCGTGCTGGCCGCCTATCTGCGCCACCGGAAATTCCAGGTCGATGTGCATTTGCACCAGGGGCTGAGCGCCCTTGCCCGGGGCGAGACCATACACGAACGCCTGACCCAGAAGATCATGCGCCGCGCCGGGTATCTGCGTGACGACCTCGTCGCCACCGACAAGGGGCGGGCTGCAGCAGCCAAAACCGTTCTCGACGAAGCCCGTTGGGCCAAGGCGCGGCAGATCATTCAGGATGAAGCGATCTTTGCCAGCTATGACGGCCTGACCCCGATTGAAGCCGTCCTGACGGCGGACCAGATCCGCGACATTGATACCGCCCTGGGCACCCCCGCCCCGGTCAAGGCCTGA
- a CDS encoding metal ABC transporter permease, whose amino-acid sequence MGAEFVQLSLTPILIGLLAAIACAVPGNFLLLRKQALIGDAISHVVLPGIVAAFLLTGTISTWPMMLGAAGAAVVAVVMIEAIRRLGRIETGAAMGVTFTTLFAAGVLLLEQTDTSSVHLDVEHALYGNLESLIWLSATGWESLLDPVALADLPPELTRMALTTLVILILTALFWRVLKISTFDEGYARTLGVPVKTLGFGLVIVSAVAAVAAFDAVGSIIVIAMFICPPAAARLMTNRLESQLAWSIFFGAGSAIAGYVLAGYGPLWLGSEHAVSAAGMIATISGLILGLACLYAPARSKLTVTEA is encoded by the coding sequence ATGGGCGCCGAATTTGTTCAATTGAGTCTCACCCCCATCCTGATCGGACTGCTCGCGGCCATCGCCTGCGCAGTCCCTGGCAACTTTCTGCTGTTGCGCAAACAGGCTTTGATCGGCGATGCCATTTCCCATGTGGTGCTGCCGGGTATCGTCGCCGCGTTCCTGCTCACCGGCACGATCTCGACCTGGCCGATGATGCTTGGCGCAGCCGGGGCCGCCGTCGTCGCTGTTGTCATGATTGAAGCGATCCGCCGCCTTGGCCGCATCGAGACCGGCGCCGCCATGGGCGTCACCTTCACCACGCTCTTTGCAGCCGGCGTGCTGCTTCTGGAGCAGACGGACACGAGCTCGGTTCATCTCGACGTCGAACATGCGCTCTACGGCAACCTCGAAAGCCTGATCTGGCTGTCGGCCACAGGCTGGGAGTCGCTGCTTGATCCGGTCGCGCTCGCCGATCTTCCCCCGGAACTGACGCGTATGGCATTGACCACGTTGGTCATTTTGATCCTGACCGCGCTCTTCTGGCGTGTTCTGAAGATCTCCACGTTCGATGAAGGTTACGCACGCACGCTTGGCGTCCCGGTAAAAACACTCGGGTTCGGCCTGGTGATCGTGTCGGCCGTTGCAGCGGTGGCCGCGTTCGATGCCGTTGGCTCCATCATCGTGATCGCCATGTTCATCTGCCCGCCTGCCGCCGCGCGCCTGATGACCAACAGGCTCGAGAGCCAGCTGGCCTGGAGCATCTTCTTTGGCGCCGGCTCCGCCATTGCGGGCTACGTGCTGGCAGGTTACGGCCCCCTTTGGCTGGGCAGCGAACATGCTGTCAGCGCCGCCGGAATGATTGCCACCATATCCGGCCTGATCCTGGGCCTTGCCTGCCTTTACGCACCAGCCAGGTCAAAATTGACAGTAACCGAGGCCTAG
- a CDS encoding bifunctional diguanylate cyclase/phosphodiesterase: MIWLVWSALIGASAIWAAHIIALAAMVLPADEGFRLPTALLALAVTFAGVFAGFALSTKRDIRLAPEFGGIVLGLTVAVMGMTTSAAHVIAGADSNGAGFSLWSLLLSACLGAIALSFVPQLRSRRALLSATLFLFLAVVTLHLSMPVPETFASQLGLLSQAGLLSEGQMISVALLICALCAALAATGCELEKERKEAARRAYQHLSLQDSLTHLPNRHYVQKVAADLLKKADQNGKICSVVLISLDQFKAINDLHGYEVGDMVLCSMAETLKNNLSEKVFISRFYGDEFLIINPALNSEDEAVEFARLVRSLARRPIQWRSYRLSIRSSIGLAVFPRDGNDLTKLVQRANLAAKQAKSIGGNLIQPYVTGMEESNRWETSLASDLRNATLENQLSLVFQKQNLTKTGSLIGYEALVRWRHAEKGPIAPEDFIPIAERSGIILDIGNWVLEAACAEAANWAEPVSLAVNASPLQFSRSDFAGLVSTVLIKTGLPAERLEIELTESTPIEDHERVHETILSLRQMGVRVAMDDFGKGYSSLNTLQAFPFDKIKVDRAFTQSLETNPHARAILRSAILLGHSFGIPVIAEGVETERQLEFLKEAGCLQVQGFLFGKHVLASQIKKKQDSLQKTGS; the protein is encoded by the coding sequence TTGATCTGGCTGGTCTGGTCTGCGCTGATCGGCGCGTCCGCGATCTGGGCCGCACACATCATTGCCCTTGCCGCAATGGTTCTGCCCGCAGATGAAGGCTTCAGACTGCCCACGGCCCTGTTGGCACTGGCAGTCACGTTTGCCGGGGTGTTCGCCGGATTTGCACTTTCCACCAAACGGGACATTCGACTGGCGCCCGAATTCGGCGGCATCGTCCTCGGCCTGACCGTTGCGGTCATGGGCATGACCACTTCCGCTGCCCATGTGATTGCGGGCGCTGACAGCAATGGCGCCGGCTTCAGCTTGTGGTCCCTGCTGCTGAGCGCCTGTCTGGGGGCCATCGCCCTCAGTTTCGTGCCACAACTGCGATCAAGACGCGCCCTGTTGAGTGCAACACTGTTTCTGTTCCTGGCGGTGGTAACCCTGCATCTGTCCATGCCGGTGCCTGAAACCTTCGCCAGCCAGCTCGGCCTGTTGTCGCAAGCCGGCCTTCTCAGCGAAGGTCAGATGATCAGCGTGGCGTTGCTGATCTGCGCGCTCTGCGCCGCCCTTGCCGCAACAGGCTGTGAACTGGAAAAGGAACGAAAGGAAGCCGCGCGCCGGGCCTATCAGCATCTCTCGCTGCAGGACTCGCTGACCCATCTGCCGAACCGTCATTATGTGCAGAAAGTTGCCGCCGATCTTCTTAAAAAGGCCGACCAGAACGGCAAGATCTGCTCCGTGGTGCTGATCAGCCTGGACCAGTTCAAGGCGATCAACGACCTTCACGGCTACGAAGTCGGCGACATGGTCCTGTGCAGCATGGCGGAGACGCTCAAGAACAACCTCAGCGAAAAGGTTTTCATCAGCCGCTTTTACGGCGACGAGTTCCTGATCATCAACCCGGCTCTCAATTCAGAGGACGAGGCCGTCGAATTTGCCAGGCTGGTTCGTTCACTCGCCCGCCGGCCGATCCAGTGGCGGTCCTACCGCCTGTCCATCCGTTCCAGTATCGGACTGGCGGTGTTTCCAAGAGACGGCAACGACCTGACCAAACTGGTTCAACGGGCGAATCTTGCCGCGAAACAGGCCAAGTCGATCGGCGGCAATCTCATTCAGCCCTATGTGACCGGCATGGAGGAATCCAATCGCTGGGAAACCAGCCTGGCCTCCGACCTGCGCAACGCCACCCTGGAGAACCAGCTGAGCCTGGTATTCCAGAAACAGAATCTCACCAAAACGGGCTCCCTGATCGGCTACGAGGCACTGGTGCGCTGGCGCCACGCGGAAAAAGGACCAATCGCCCCGGAGGATTTCATTCCGATCGCGGAGCGCTCGGGCATCATTCTGGACATCGGCAACTGGGTCCTGGAAGCCGCCTGCGCGGAAGCGGCCAATTGGGCCGAACCCGTCTCGCTGGCAGTCAACGCGTCCCCCTTACAGTTTTCACGCAGCGATTTTGCCGGGCTCGTCTCCACCGTTCTGATCAAGACCGGCCTGCCGGCAGAACGCCTCGAGATCGAGCTGACCGAATCGACGCCCATCGAGGACCACGAAAGGGTTCACGAAACCATCCTGTCCCTGCGCCAGATGGGCGTCAGAGTTGCCATGGACGATTTCGGCAAGGGGTATTCCTCGCTGAACACCCTCCAGGCGTTCCCCTTCGACAAGATCAAGGTCGACCGCGCCTTCACCCAGTCTCTGGAGACAAATCCGCACGCGAGGGCGATCTTGCGCTCCGCGATCCTGCTCGGACACAGTTTCGGAATTCCAGTGATCGCGGAAGGCGTTGAAACAGAACGGCAGTTGGAATTCCTGAAAGAAGCGGGCTGCCTGCAAGTACAAGGCTTTCTTTTTGGAAAACATGTACTTGCGTCACAGATAAAAAAGAAACAGGACAGTTTACAAAAAACCGGAAGCTGA
- a CDS encoding TolC family outer membrane protein, translating to MTTFFATKKLMHIARSHLAGLLAGASLVSLSIASVPAAAQSLEEAMAAAYAINPALKAERSKYQATNQGIWTARSEFLPTVTGTYLGEHNAFETRSGTSDRAFFHELGVSMSQTLFQGFAGVNRLNQAHEEANSGRNQLIGVEQTLLFNTADAFLRVCRDRAILARLRAYTNVVQKEVNAARARYKSGDATRTDIEQALARLAEAQGNSDQAVGDLEASEALYERLTGQKPGKLGWPGIPKSIEPTGLDDAITVAYQNNPSIRAATNDARAARYAARAAVGDMLPRVTLESEWENGYRGNLGNRDEEDWRFGVRVTAPFFTGGRNIASVREAKFTAAQEEYELDDTQQIIRENVIRAMKQRAASRLRAKAGKRAIEANRRAVKGLQVEFDSGQRSLLDVLDGERELLLSQVDYVRARYDARIADFFLLANIGRLAPQHFSIVEERPDPIPRIMPEFNTWDLRLGPTENDPFQNYVIEVATSDPVPAPVPVVETQPLPSIK from the coding sequence ATGACGACCTTCTTTGCCACAAAAAAGCTGATGCACATCGCCCGATCTCATCTTGCCGGACTTCTGGCGGGCGCATCCCTTGTCAGCCTGTCCATTGCCAGTGTTCCTGCCGCGGCCCAGTCCCTGGAAGAGGCCATGGCGGCCGCCTATGCCATCAACCCCGCCCTGAAAGCCGAACGGTCGAAATACCAGGCAACCAACCAGGGCATCTGGACCGCCCGGTCGGAATTCCTGCCGACCGTGACCGGAACCTATCTGGGTGAACACAACGCCTTTGAAACGCGCAGCGGCACCAGTGACCGCGCCTTTTTCCATGAACTCGGCGTTTCCATGTCGCAGACGCTGTTCCAGGGCTTTGCCGGTGTCAACCGGCTGAACCAGGCGCATGAAGAAGCCAATTCCGGCCGCAACCAGCTAATCGGTGTCGAGCAGACGCTGCTCTTCAACACGGCCGACGCGTTTCTGCGCGTCTGCCGGGATCGGGCCATTCTTGCCCGGTTGAGGGCCTATACCAACGTGGTTCAGAAGGAAGTCAACGCGGCGCGAGCCCGGTACAAGTCCGGCGATGCGACCCGCACCGATATCGAGCAGGCCCTAGCCCGCCTGGCCGAAGCCCAGGGCAATTCGGACCAGGCCGTCGGTGACCTGGAAGCTTCCGAAGCCCTTTACGAACGCCTGACCGGCCAGAAACCCGGCAAGCTCGGCTGGCCCGGCATTCCGAAATCCATCGAACCGACCGGGCTCGACGACGCGATCACGGTTGCCTATCAGAACAATCCGTCCATCCGGGCTGCGACCAACGATGCGCGCGCTGCCCGCTACGCCGCCCGGGCCGCTGTTGGCGACATGCTGCCGCGCGTCACGCTGGAAAGCGAATGGGAGAACGGTTATCGCGGCAATCTGGGCAACCGGGACGAGGAAGACTGGCGCTTCGGCGTTCGGGTCACCGCTCCGTTCTTTACCGGCGGGCGCAACATTGCCTCCGTTCGAGAAGCCAAGTTCACGGCCGCACAGGAAGAGTACGAACTGGACGACACGCAGCAGATCATTCGCGAGAATGTCATCCGGGCGATGAAGCAGCGGGCGGCCTCCCGTCTGCGCGCGAAAGCGGGCAAGCGGGCGATCGAGGCCAACCGCCGCGCCGTCAAGGGCCTGCAGGTGGAATTCGACAGCGGCCAGCGCTCGCTTCTGGATGTTCTGGATGGCGAACGGGAGCTGCTGCTCAGCCAGGTCGATTATGTCCGTGCCCGCTATGACGCACGCATTGCCGACTTCTTCCTGCTTGCCAATATCGGCCGGCTGGCCCCGCAGCATTTCTCGATCGTCGAGGAACGCCCGGACCCGATCCCGCGCATCATGCCGGAGTTCAACACCTGGGACCTGCGCCTTGGTCCGACTGAAAACGATCCCTTCCAGAATTACGTGATCGAAGTGGCGACATCGGACCCGGTTCCGGCCCCTGTGCCTGTGGTCGAGACCCAGCCACTGCCGTCAATCAAGTAA
- a CDS encoding metal ABC transporter solute-binding protein, Zn/Mn family, whose product MFHRIFSASRRQFLSAAAGAFAAAALAVSLPQTAAAEDKLQVVATTGMIADAARQIGGDTVDVRALMGPGVDPHAYRQTRSDIVAMTKADLILWHGLFLEAQMEGFFEKLGKTRNVVAVAEAMPKDLLISHDDYADKFDPHVWMDPARWQHVVIAIRDALIEVRPDQRAAFEANTAAYLEEIEALNAFAVEALATVPKESRVLVSAHDAFNYFGKANDFEVIGIQGISTQSEAGLHRVAELVDLLVDRKINAVFVESSVSDRSIRALIEGAAAKGHEVVIGGSLYSDAMGEPGTYEGTYLGMIDHNATTITRALGGEAPEKGRLGQLAETM is encoded by the coding sequence ATGTTTCACCGGATTTTCTCTGCTTCCCGCCGCCAGTTCTTGTCTGCCGCGGCAGGCGCCTTCGCCGCTGCAGCCCTTGCCGTCAGCTTGCCGCAGACCGCTGCAGCCGAAGACAAGCTACAGGTGGTTGCGACAACCGGCATGATTGCAGATGCCGCCAGGCAGATCGGCGGCGACACCGTCGACGTGCGTGCCCTGATGGGGCCGGGTGTCGATCCGCATGCCTATCGCCAGACGCGTTCCGACATTGTTGCAATGACCAAGGCGGACCTGATCCTCTGGCACGGCCTCTTCCTGGAAGCTCAGATGGAGGGCTTCTTCGAAAAGCTTGGCAAGACCCGCAATGTGGTCGCCGTTGCCGAAGCCATGCCGAAAGATCTGCTGATCAGCCATGACGACTACGCCGACAAGTTCGATCCGCATGTCTGGATGGATCCCGCCCGCTGGCAGCATGTTGTGATCGCCATCCGCGATGCCCTGATCGAGGTACGTCCGGACCAGCGCGCTGCGTTCGAAGCGAACACGGCTGCGTATCTGGAAGAAATCGAGGCACTGAATGCTTTTGCTGTCGAGGCTCTGGCAACGGTCCCCAAGGAAAGCCGCGTCCTTGTGTCCGCACATGATGCTTTCAACTATTTCGGCAAGGCCAATGATTTCGAAGTCATCGGCATTCAGGGTATCTCGACCCAGAGCGAGGCCGGCCTGCACCGCGTCGCCGAGCTGGTTGATCTGCTCGTGGATCGCAAGATCAACGCGGTCTTCGTTGAGTCTTCCGTTTCCGACCGCAGCATTCGCGCCCTGATCGAAGGGGCTGCGGCAAAGGGCCACGAGGTTGTGATCGGTGGATCACTTTACTCTGATGCAATGGGTGAACCGGGAACCTATGAAGGCACGTATCTGGGAATGATCGACCACAACGCCACGACGATTACCCGCGCCCTCGGCGGCGAGGCGCCCGAAAAAGGCCGTCTGGGCCAGCTGGCGGAGACGATGTAA
- a CDS encoding metal ABC transporter ATP-binding protein, with protein MTMTAQSGPELATLDGSPAEPAAGKDKSALLVKGLTVSYGTKPAVFSVDATVPKASMSAIIGPNGAGKSTFLKAVLGIVPRLSGSAFVSGKPLETMRSAIAYVPQRASVDWDFPTRVHDVVTMGQFRQLGLLGWLRPSHKQKTLDCLERVGMADFADRQIGQLSGGQQQRVFLARALAQEADLYLLDEPFAGVDAATEKAIIDVLKSLKAAGKTVVCVHHDLATVTDYFDHVLMLNIRKIAEGPVATTFTGPVLHDTYGGRLATAHIDQLKLD; from the coding sequence ATGACCATGACGGCCCAGTCAGGCCCTGAGCTTGCTACCCTGGACGGCAGCCCGGCTGAGCCGGCGGCCGGTAAGGACAAGAGCGCCCTTCTGGTAAAGGGGCTGACGGTTTCCTATGGCACCAAGCCCGCAGTCTTCTCCGTCGATGCGACTGTTCCGAAGGCCAGCATGTCGGCCATTATCGGCCCCAACGGCGCCGGCAAGTCGACCTTCCTGAAGGCCGTGCTCGGAATTGTACCGCGCCTGTCCGGCTCGGCCTTTGTCAGTGGGAAACCGCTGGAAACCATGCGCAGCGCCATTGCCTATGTGCCGCAGCGGGCCTCTGTCGACTGGGATTTTCCGACCCGTGTCCACGATGTTGTCACGATGGGCCAGTTCCGCCAGCTCGGCCTGCTCGGCTGGCTGCGCCCCTCCCACAAACAGAAGACCCTGGACTGCCTGGAACGTGTGGGCATGGCCGATTTTGCGGACCGGCAGATCGGCCAGCTGTCCGGCGGACAGCAGCAACGCGTCTTTCTCGCCCGGGCCCTGGCCCAGGAGGCGGATCTCTACCTCCTGGACGAACCCTTCGCCGGCGTGGACGCCGCCACCGAAAAGGCGATCATCGATGTCCTGAAGTCGCTCAAGGCGGCGGGCAAGACAGTGGTCTGCGTGCATCACGACCTGGCGACCGTGACCGACTATTTCGATCATGTGCTCATGCTGAACATCCGCAAGATTGCGGAAGGACCTGTCGCAACGACCTTCACCGGTCCGGTTTTGCACGACACTTATGGCGGCCGGCTCGCGACAGCCCATATCGATCAGCTCAAACTGGACTGA